In Streptococcus oralis, a single window of DNA contains:
- the tadA gene encoding tRNA adenosine(34) deaminase TadA, with the protein MNYTLEEKEAFMREALKEAEIALEHDEIPIGCVIVKDGKIIGRGHNAREELQRAVMHAEIMAIENANLSEESWRLLDCTLFVTIEPCVMCSGAIGLARIPNVVYGAKNQKFGAAGSLYDILTDERLNHRVDVETGVLENECAAIMQDFFRNRRKK; encoded by the coding sequence ATGAATTACACGCTTGAAGAAAAAGAAGCTTTTATGAGAGAGGCCTTAAAAGAGGCAGAAATTGCTTTAGAACATGATGAAATCCCGATTGGTTGTGTAATTGTCAAGGACGGAAAAATCATTGGGAGAGGACACAATGCGCGAGAGGAGTTGCAACGGGCAGTCATGCATGCGGAAATTATGGCCATAGAGAATGCTAATTTGAGCGAAGAGAGTTGGCGTTTGCTCGATTGTACGCTTTTTGTGACCATTGAGCCTTGTGTTATGTGTAGTGGGGCAATTGGTCTCGCACGGATTCCAAACGTGGTCTACGGGGCTAAAAACCAGAAATTTGGAGCTGCTGGAAGCTTATATGATATTTTGACAGATGAGAGGCTCAATCACCGTGTGGATGTTGAAACAGGTGTTTTAGAGAATGAGTGTGCAGCGATTATGCAAGACTTTTTCCGAAATCGACGTAAAAAATAA
- a CDS encoding histidine phosphatase family protein has product MKIIFVRHGEPDYRVLEEHAYSGFGMDLAPLSEKGRKQAQDLCQNPLFQSADLLVASSVTRALETASYLASAIGFPLRVEPLLHEWQVYESGVENFEKARTLFLENNGSLPPNSPIQYETAEEVRSRFLKSMRKYRDYQSVVVVTHRMLMRQFVPDEKIDFCQVIECEIEI; this is encoded by the coding sequence ATGAAGATTATTTTTGTACGTCACGGGGAGCCAGATTATCGTGTGTTAGAGGAGCATGCTTATTCCGGATTTGGAATGGATCTAGCTCCCTTATCTGAGAAGGGAAGGAAACAGGCTCAGGACCTTTGCCAAAATCCCTTGTTCCAATCAGCTGATCTGCTAGTAGCTTCTTCAGTGACACGAGCTTTAGAAACGGCTTCTTATCTTGCTAGTGCTATTGGATTTCCTTTGAGAGTGGAGCCATTATTGCATGAATGGCAAGTCTATGAAAGTGGCGTAGAGAATTTTGAAAAAGCTCGTACTCTGTTTCTAGAAAATAATGGCTCCTTACCTCCTAATAGTCCTATTCAATATGAGACAGCTGAGGAAGTGAGGTCTCGGTTTCTAAAATCTATGCGCAAGTATCGAGACTATCAGTCAGTCGTTGTTGTCACTCATCGAATGCTCATGCGCCAATTTGTACCAGACGAGAAGATTGATTTTTGCCAAGTGATTGAGTGTGAGATAGAGATATAG
- a CDS encoding dUTP diphosphatase, whose product MKIRGFELVSSFTDENLLPKRETAHAAGYDLKVAERTVIAPGEIVLVPTGVKAYMQPTEVLYLYDRSSNPRKKGLVLINSVGVIDGDYYGNPGNEGHIFAQMKNITDQEVILEVGERVVQAVFAPFLIADGDEADGVRTGGFGSTGH is encoded by the coding sequence ATGAAAATTCGTGGTTTTGAATTGGTTTCGAGTTTTACAGACGAAAATTTATTGCCGAAACGAGAGACAGCTCACGCGGCTGGTTATGATTTAAAGGTTGCGGAACGCACTGTGATTGCTCCAGGAGAGATTGTTTTGGTTCCGACAGGGGTTAAGGCCTATATGCAGCCGACAGAGGTGCTCTATCTCTATGACCGTTCATCAAACCCTCGTAAGAAAGGCTTGGTCTTGATTAACTCAGTTGGGGTCATTGATGGGGATTATTATGGAAATCCTGGGAATGAAGGCCATATCTTTGCTCAGATGAAAAATATTACTGACCAAGAAGTGATTCTTGAAGTTGGAGAACGTGTGGTTCAGGCTGTCTTTGCGCCTTTCTTAATTGCGGATGGAGACGAGGCAGACGGCGTGCGAACTGGTGGATTTGGATCGACAGGGCACTAA
- the radA gene encoding DNA repair protein RadA, giving the protein MIAKKKATFVCQNCGYNSPKYLGRCPNCGSWSSFVEEVEVAEVKNARVSLTGEKTKPMKLAEVTSINVNRTKTEMEEFNRVLGGGVVPGSLVLIGGDPGIGKSTLLLQVSTQLSQVGTVLYVSGEESAQQIKLRAERLGDIDSEFYLYAETNMQSVRSEVERIQPDFLIIDSIQTIMSPEISGVQGSVSQVREVTAELMQLAKTNNIAIFIVGHVTKEGTLAGPRMLEHMVDTVLYFEGERHHTFRILRAVKNRFGSTNEIGIFEMQSGGLVEVLNPSQVFLEERLDGATGSSIVVTMEGTRPILAEVQALVTPTMFGNAKRTTTGLDFNRASLIMAVLEKRAGLLLQNQDAYLKSAGGVKLDEPAIDLAVAVAIASSYKDKPTNPQECFVGELGLTGEIRRVNRIEQRINEAAKLGFTKIYVPKNSLTGIIPPKEIEVIGVTTIQEVLKKVFA; this is encoded by the coding sequence ATCATCGCAAAGAAAAAAGCGACATTTGTATGTCAAAATTGTGGGTATAATTCCCCAAAATATCTAGGGCGTTGTCCTAACTGTGGGTCTTGGTCTTCTTTTGTAGAAGAGGTTGAGGTTGCCGAGGTCAAGAATGCGCGTGTGTCCTTGACAGGTGAGAAAACCAAGCCCATGAAACTGGCTGAGGTGACTTCCATCAATGTCAATCGAACCAAGACGGAGATGGAGGAATTCAACCGTGTACTTGGAGGCGGAGTGGTACCAGGGAGTCTCGTCCTTATCGGTGGGGATCCAGGGATTGGGAAATCAACCCTTCTCTTACAAGTATCGACTCAGCTGTCCCAAGTAGGGACTGTTCTCTATGTCAGTGGGGAGGAGTCTGCCCAGCAGATTAAACTCCGTGCAGAGCGCTTGGGGGATATTGATAGCGAGTTTTATCTCTATGCAGAGACCAATATGCAGAGTGTTCGATCTGAGGTGGAGCGCATCCAACCAGATTTTCTCATCATCGACTCTATCCAGACGATTATGTCTCCTGAAATTTCAGGGGTGCAAGGATCTGTGTCTCAGGTGCGTGAGGTGACAGCTGAACTCATGCAGTTGGCGAAGACCAATAACATTGCCATCTTTATCGTAGGGCATGTGACCAAGGAAGGTACCTTGGCTGGTCCGCGTATGTTGGAGCATATGGTGGATACGGTGCTTTACTTTGAAGGGGAGCGCCACCATACCTTCCGTATTTTGAGGGCAGTCAAAAACCGTTTTGGTTCCACTAATGAGATTGGCATCTTTGAGATGCAGTCGGGTGGATTGGTTGAGGTCCTCAATCCGAGTCAAGTTTTCCTAGAGGAGCGTTTGGATGGGGCTACTGGCTCGTCAATCGTTGTGACCATGGAAGGGACCCGTCCGATTTTGGCGGAGGTTCAGGCTTTGGTAACACCAACCATGTTTGGAAATGCTAAGCGTACGACGACTGGACTTGATTTCAATCGTGCAAGTCTGATTATGGCTGTTTTGGAAAAACGAGCAGGGCTTCTCTTGCAAAACCAGGATGCCTATCTCAAATCTGCTGGTGGTGTGAAATTGGATGAGCCTGCCATTGACTTAGCCGTTGCAGTGGCCATTGCCTCTAGTTACAAGGACAAGCCTACCAATCCTCAGGAATGTTTTGTGGGTGAACTGGGCTTGACCGGAGAAATTCGGCGCGTGAATCGCATCGAACAACGTATTAATGAAGCGGCAAAACTGGGCTTTACCAAGATTTATGTACCCAAGAATTCCTTGACAGGAATCATTCCACCCAAGGAAATTGAAGTCATTGGTGTGACAACGATTCAGGAAGTTTTGAAAAAGGTCTTTGCATAA
- a CDS encoding beta-class carbonic anhydrase gives MSYFEQFMQANQAYVALHGQLNLPLKPKTRVAIVTCMDSRLHVAQALGLALGDAHILRNAGGRVTEDMIRSLVISQQQMGTREIVVLHHTDCGAQTFQNESFHEHLKHELGVDVSDQDFLPFQDVEESVREDMQLLRESPLIPDDVVISGAVYDVDTGSMREVY, from the coding sequence GTGTCGTATTTTGAACAGTTTATGCAAGCCAATCAGGCTTATGTTGCCCTACATGGGCAGTTAAATCTGCCACTTAAACCCAAAACCAGAGTAGCTATCGTGACCTGTATGGACTCACGTCTACACGTTGCGCAAGCTCTAGGTTTGGCCCTTGGGGATGCTCATATCTTGCGGAATGCGGGTGGTCGAGTAACTGAGGACATGATTCGTTCACTGGTGATTTCCCAACAACAGATGGGAACAAGAGAGATTGTGGTGTTGCATCATACAGACTGTGGAGCTCAAACCTTTCAAAATGAAAGTTTTCATGAACATTTGAAACACGAGCTCGGAGTTGATGTGTCCGATCAAGATTTTTTACCATTTCAGGATGTTGAAGAGAGCGTGAGAGAGGATATGCAATTGCTTCGAGAATCTCCACTGATTCCTGATGATGTGGTTATTTCAGGTGCTGTCTATGATGTGGATACAGGAAGTATGAGAGAAGTATACTAA